TTGACTTACTTCATTCATTAAATCAGGGATTTCATTTTTAACTACTAAATAAACTCTTTTGTAATCCACACCGAAGTATTGATGGATTAGAATATTTCTCATGTCTTTCCAAGCCTGCCACTCAACAGAAGAATATTTTTCTTTGCACTCATCGGATAAACTGCCACAAGCCTCTCCAATAATTTCTAGCAAACGAACGGTTGCATGCTGATATAATCTAAATCATCTACACTCTCAAAATCAGAAATAATTTGATTTAACTCTACACATTAATCAAAAATATGAGTCAAACGAATATTATCCTTATCGTTCATAAATTAGCCTCATATCTTTTTGAATATAAGGGAGGATTCGATCTGAAATAGAATCAGGAGTCAATAAATCAATTCGTTGATTAACTTTTTTTTCGAGCAGTCCCTTATACTTTGCAATTTTTAAAAGGTTAATATGATCTGGAAAATAAACAAGTAAATCTACATCACTGTTTTCCTTTTCCTCTTCTCTAGCTCGGGAACCAAAGAGATACACCCTAGTAGCCTCTGTCTGCTTAAAGAAACTATTAACGACTGTGATAATTTCCTCTGTTTTCATTTCGCTAAAAACTAAACGTATTAGCCGGTATCGTTACATTGCGCTTAACGTTTTTGTATTGAATTTCTACTTTAGAAGTATCCATGTCTGTGGTGGAATCAGTGACGCGTGTAGATAGCCTGCCGGGTGGGTGGTCGCCTGTTCTATGGGTTTCGGGGACATCACAAATGGCTTTGATTTTTTTTTCGGGGGATAGGAATTCTAAAGAAGCTAAGCCTTTGTCGTAGAAGGTATATTTGTATTCATCGTTACCGCGTTTGACTAATACTCTTTTATCTGCCGGACTCAAATAGCTTTTGTCTGATTTGAATTCTTCAATGAAGTTTTGTGCGATTGTGAAGTAGATGATCGGGTAAGGGATAACAATAGGTTTGCGCGATGTAGGATCAACCATGTGGATATCACCCATTGGCTGCTCGTAGATTTTTTCTTGTCCGGAGGATTTGATTCGAATTGTATTACTATCAGAAATAATCTGAGAGATGATAAGTCCAAAGAAAGGCTCCATGAGTTGGATTTTTACTTTTCCAGTGGGTCTATCGAAAAAGATTTTTCCATTTACATTGTTTACTTCTCTTAAGTTTTCTCCCGATTGAATCTTCATCGAAAATTCTCCCGTGAACGAAACAGAATTTTTTTCTAATCGTTCGACTATTTCGACTAACGACTTGGCTCTCGGGTCATTGTATCTTAAATTTTGAGCTTGTTTTGAGTCAGTATAATCCGGGTCTTTAATATTTTCTTTGTCTGTTTTACAGAAGCCAAGAAAAAGAATAATGGAGATAGATAATAAAATGCGAATTGTATGTTTCATGCTTTTTTCCAAGTAATCTTATGATTTACTAATTCCTAATTTTTTAATTTTTTGTAGTATCTTTTCTTTTTCTGTTGGGCTATTTTGCATCTCAACAGATTTTTTCCAATTTTCATTTGCATTGTCCATATCATTTAGTTTATAAAATAAATCTCCTAAATGATCGTAAACAACAGGGTCATCTTCTTTTTTATCTAACATGATTTGAACGGCTAGATTCAAATGATGAAGGGACTCTTTTAGTTTTTCCATTTTAAATAAAATCCATCCAAGGCTATCTTGAAAGGCTCCATTGTCAGGCTCTAGCTCGACTGCTTTTTTAATGAAAGAAAGCGCTTCCGTCAACTCCATATTATTCTCAGTATATAAGTAGCCAAGATAATTGTAAGTAGCCGCATTCTTATCATCTAGTTCAATTGATTTTTTTAAATCTTGAATCGTTTCTTTTAACTGTTTATTCTTTTCATAAGCAGACGCTCTGAAAAAATAAAAGTTTGGATTTTGTGGATCAATTTGGATTGCATTTGTAATAGAAGCAATGCTTTCTTTGTATTGATCGAGAGAAAAATAATTCATTCCCATTACGAAAAATACATTTGGATTTCCACTTTTGACCAAAGGCTGCAAAATCTTATTGGATTCTTCAAAGCGTTTAACTTTATTATGCCGGTAGATATTTGCCATATGTAGAGATAAATTTATTTTTTCAGAATCATCTTCTGAAATATCAAGACCTTTTCTTAAATAATGAATTCCAAGAAAAGGAGCCCCACTATCTTCATAGCAAGTAGCTAAAAAATCATAGATTAACACAGGGCGAATTTTTAATTCAGGGTTAGTCAAAGACAATTCAAGAAGTTGCAAGGATAGCTCTATTGCAAGATTGTATTGTTTATAAGAATACGCAATTTCAGAAGTTGCCTTTAGCTCGCTCGCAAGCTCTGCTGTTTTTTTAAGCTTGGAATAAATAATAATGAGCGCAATTCGTAAAGACAGACGATTTGGATTTTTAGCTGACATGGTGACAAAGTATTCTTCTGCTTCTTTGTGCTTACCGACTAACACCTTGTTAATCGAGCCAAGTAAACTTTCTTCTTTGAACTTTCCTTCTTTGTTTAATTTTTCAAAATAACTAAGAGAGAACATTTTATTTTCAATGAAATGAATTTCTGCTAAGAGTTGAATCACAGGCTTGGAGTCAGGATTTACTTTTAGAATTTTATTTAAGTAAGCTCGCGACTCATTGAAATCGCCTATCGTAATTAAAATCTGAGCGAGCGTAAAAAATATTTCAGGATCATGTTCGCGATACTTTAGATAAAGCTTATAATAATATATCGCTTTAATAGAATCGCCTTTCTTCGCATAGATATCGCCTAAGTATTTGAGCGTATAATTCCTATACTTCGCATCTCCATCTTTTCTCTGGATCGAATTATAAAGAGAAGTAAAATATAGAATTGCTTTCGGATAATTCTCAATTTCCGCATTGAGAGATCCAAGAAAATAAAGTAAATCAGAATCTTCGGAGTAAAATGATATTACACTCTCCAAAAGATCTGCTGCTTGTTTAAATTTATTTTGCTTAATTAAGAGTCTTGCTTTTAAAATAAGTGCTTCTTTGTATTGATTGTTCGCGAGAGCTAATGAGGATTCTACATCATTCATGCTCTCAGCCCATTCTTTGATTTCAAAATGACTGTTTGCTTTTAGATAATAAGTAGAACTGCTAATAGGAAGATTATTTTCCTTCGAGCAAGCTATATAGAATTGAAAGTATTGAATTGCTTTTCGGTGCAAGCTGATAATTTGATTCACATTTCGGGTATTCATATGATTTGCCTGCACCTGGTATTTTATTCCGAGAGAAAGCAAGAACGCAGGCGTAAAACTTTCCGTCTCACCGGCGAGCGGTTGGCAAACTTTAGGCTTTTCTTCCTGTCCCAAAATTCCAGAGGTTGAAATGACGATAATTGCAATAAAAAGAAGAGATGAGACGTGTCTGTGAATTGGAATTGACTGTAGCTCGGATAAATTCATATTGTAACCCTTAACTGATAATAGGTACTTAACTAAATAAAGAGCAGAATAAACCAATAATTTAATTTATAGAATCGGGTTTTTTTACGATTCTTATAGTAATACGCTTTTTTGCGCTCTCTACGAACAAAGAGAAAGAGGAACCATTGATTAAAATTTTAAAAGACAACCTAATTTTTGTATTGGCAATTGGTATTTTTTGGCTGATTGCATTTCCGGTTGTCATTTTCAAACGACACGCAATCCTCAATTGGTATGCAATCACCATGTCTCCGAGCGGTCACTCTCCAAAAGTCATGCGAAAATTTTTAGATAAAGGTGATGGGATTTTAAATAAAAACTTAGAAGACGCAATCAAATCTCCGCGCCTCAAAGAAGAACTAGAGAATGTAAAAAATAGACCAGCCATACTAACAGGTCATTTAAAGAATATGGAAGAAGCCTGCGATTACTACAAATCTGTCGCAAATAAAAATGAAGTCTTGCAATATCCCTCCTGGCTAGATAGAAACATTCGTTGGACAAGCGACCAAGAACTTTCAGCAGACGGGATTGGAAAAAGTAGAAAGCGCCTCCCTGAAGTAACTGCTCCCGATGAATACTGGAGAAAGAACGCAGACTCGATATTAGACGCTCTGGATTATTATAAACGAGGATTAAATTATTCCGGTCCCGAAATTATTGCCGCTGATAAAATTAGATCAGTTGCAAAAGCAATTTGTAGACCGGAAGAAATAATATTAGCCTATACTACATTTTTAAATTTTTCCGATGCCTATGTGGAAGAAATTTTACAAGAAGAAACAGAAGAGCTTGTAAAAAGCAAACAATCTTTCTTTGCTCCTTTGCTTCGTATCTTTGGTCTTGCCCCGGCTGCAGATAGAAATGAAATGTATGGATTAAATCCTCTCATGAAAAAATCTATTATCTGGGCTCGAATTAAAAAGAATATCAAAGAAGGAATCAAAGGAAGCAGAGCGGCTGATCCGAATTTGCCTCTACTGGCTGACTATATTAGAGGAGTCAATATTTTGCTTCTAGATACCAATCTCAGAAATTCTTCTCCTCATGAAGCAGATGCACTTTATGAAACCATTTTATATTTTTTACAGGGCACAACCGACTCCGGACAGCAAAGAAATGAAAGATTCTTTCGATTCAAGAGAGGAATTCTTCTTTTTAATACAGGAGAATTTGAGAGAGCCAAAATGGAATTTACCGCAGCGAAAGAATTTGACAATCTAAAAGAGGAATCTCCTATTTCAATGCGACTCATAGCGAGTCATATTTTTCAATCGAATTTGATGATAGCAAAGTGTAACTTTAAACTAGGCAAATACAAAGAAGCTCTTCTCTCACTGAAATCAGTAGAAAACCTTCTTTCTAATATTGATGGAAGAACTGGTGGAGCGGTAGAAATCGACTTGCTAAATGATTATAAAAACTCACTCAGAGAAACTTTGAAAAAGTTAGACAGATTCAAAGAAGCAGATGAAATCGAGTGAATAGAATTGCCTACTTCGACTACAATGCGACTCACCCGCCATTTACAAAACTATTCTTAGAGGCATATACTGATTACGCGGTAAACTTTTTCAATCCCTCCGGTGCTACTCGTTTTTCCCTTTCCAGACAATCTTTACTAGAAGGGGTGCGCGGTTATTTTGGAGAAATTACGAAGAAGGACAAGAACCAATTTGTATTCTGCTCAACGGGAACAGAGGCTAACGCTTTATTAATCGCAAGTCTAGTCGATTACTTAAAGAAATTTAAACAAGTCTATATTTCTCCATTCGAGCATTCTTCTTTTTACGGCTCCCTTGATTACTTCCAAATTCCATTTGATCTGATAGCAACGGATAAGACCGGTAAAGTTGATTTGAATGACCTGGAAGCCAAAATGAAACAAGCTCCTGCTCCTGTGTTTGTAATCTATGCAGCAAACGAGACGGGAGTCATTCAGCCTATGCAGGAGATTTATTCGATTGCCCGCCAATACGAAATGCCAATCTTTTCGGACTTAATGCAAGCGTTTGGAAAAATTGAAATTGATTTTTCAATTCTGGAAGGATTTACATTTAGTGGTCATAAGATTGGAGCGGGAATGGGGGCAAGTCTTGCGTATGCTCCCGCGAAGTATTTAAAAAAAGATCTTGGAATTTTTAAAGGTGGAAACCAGGAAAATAACCATCGTGCAGGAACAGAAAATAGCCCTGCAATTCAAGCATTTCAAACTGCCAGCAAAGAGCAATTAGCCACTCTCGAAGAAAAAAATAAGAGACTTACTTTATATAAATCCAAAATCGAAAAAGTTCTGAGTGAATTGGAAGCAGAGATCATCGCCCCCACTTCACCTAGACTTCCTTCTACCATATTCACCCTACTCCCCATTGATGAAATTGATTTTTTTATGATGGGAATGGAAGAGGCAAATATCGTAGTATCCACTGGTTCATCTTGCAAGTCTCGTACACGCGATCCCAGTTTTTCTCTCTTGCGAATGGGTTATTCCAAAGAAGAAGCATTACGAGCCATCCGTATTTCAAGCGGCTACTTTACATTAGACACAGAAGTGGAACGGCTACTGGACTGTATGTCACAAACAATCCAGAAGCTGAGATAGCCTGTCATCCCCGAAATTTTCTGTCAGGGATCTCTCTTAAAAAGAATTCCAATAAGAATACTGTGCAATGATTAAGACAACGGCTATTTCCCGTAATCCGTTCTTCCTTCTTTTATATCTAATCCGGATGGATGAGCTTGCGGCTTTTCTGCTACATAATCAATTGTTTCGAATCTAATTGTTCTGGCAGTACCAATGGATTCTCCATTTAGAGAAGCATTTAGTAAAATGTTTATATCATATGAGCCAGTCTTCTCAGGGCTAACAGTGAAATTTAATTCAGTAGAAGTTCCCGATGCAAAGGTCGCCAATGTTTTAGAAGTATCACCACTTACAACTTTTAGGTTTGGCGAAAATGTCAAATTCATCTTCGCATTTGTAAGATTTGAAAAAGCTCTTGCAGTAACGACTACATTGATTGGCTGATTAGGATTACCCGCTCTATCGTGCGACCAACTAATTTCAACTGGTAGTTGCATTTTTGCATGCGGATTTTCTCTATCAGTATAAAATACTCTTGTGCTCTGTTCATTATTGGATTTCAAAGAACACTGGGCAATTAGAAGACAAAATAAAAATAGTTTGATTGAATTGTTTAACATAAATTTCTCCTTTATGGTAGTGTGATGGTTATTGTTGCGTTATTTGTATTTCCGGTAGTGCATGCATTTGAAATCACAGCGCAAGCCGAATAGGTTCTTATTTCTACGATGTAAACTTTTCCGGCAGTGACTGACGTGGTGCAAGTTTCTGAAACAGCTTGGTTACAAGTTTTTACGCTTGTTCCTTGTTGAAAAATATAAACATCTGGATCTTCCGTTGTGCCACCACCGTCTGTCGCTGTTACTGTCATATTTCCAGAATTGGTAGGAGTAATTTTATAGAATTTACTTCCGAATAATTTATTGGCTGCAACACTTGTCATTCCACAATTTTGACTACCTGAGACACTGACTGCATTAATTACAGTTCCCGTGCTAGCTCCCGGTACTTCCAAAATAAAATTATAAGGATAACCGGCACTTGTCCCAGAACCAGTGCAAGTATGACCATTAGATGTATTGGCGGAAGCCTTACTCACATTTGCCTCAGCACCTTCCGTTGCAGCAATTGATTCCATTGTCAGAATATTATTAATCGCTGTCGTATCACCCGTATTAGCCGCTTTTAGAGCAATGATAAATTCATGGATATAGGTAATGCTGTTAATAGTCTTGAGCGCAATCACCGCATTCCAAATTTTAGTGAACGAATAATTAAGATTATCCGTTTGAGAATTTTTCGCATCAGAAACACTATCATACAAATCCCAGATGACAGATTGCACTGAACCTTCTGAATAAAATCCATTGTTTGTATGCGTACTGTCTCCATATTGATAGTAAACCCACCGGAAGCTCTCGTGTCTGTATAAATTGGATCGTCTAAAAAAATTGCTCCCATCGCATTTCCAAGTCCTTCCCCGTAAGCAATTCTAGGCTCTAACGTATCATTACTGGAATGAGAACCACCTATAGAATCACTTCTTGATAGAGCAGACTCTAAATAATGTGTAAACTCGTGCGCAATTACATGTCTATCAAACTCATCCGAATCACTAGAACGATTTCCTAGTAGCACAATACAGTTATTAACCCCCGTTCCGCAAGTAGATGTAGATGTTGTAAAAAAACTTCCAGTATTGCTAGAAGAAGTCCACTTAATATTTAAGGCAGGAAAAACGGTAGTCGAATTTGCTGTTAGTATTTTTTGAATGGCAGTATACACAACATCTAGGATGCTAAAGGGTCCACTCCCTCGATTGGAATCTAGGGCAGTTACATTTACCGTACAAGACGTTGTGCAACTACTCGTCGTTGTGCTTGAAGAGGAAACAGCGTAAGCTGTTCCAACAGATCCACTTGTGACTGTATTTACTACTTGAAAGTTATAGGTTGGCGAAGTTGTTTTTACCATTTGCGCGACAGCAACAATAGTAAAAGTAGAGGTACTGACTGATGCGCCTGTAATCGTATAAGCACCAGAACTATCAGTGCTAGTCGATGTAACAGTATTCGAACTACTGTCTAATAATTTCACCAAGACTCCTCTAGCGGGTCGATTTGTTATCCCAGATGTAACTAACGTACTAGTGGTTGTATTGAGAGGAACATTTTCATAATTAATCGTGCCTGAAACATTTACAGTCCCAGAAGAACTTCCCGTTCCCGTTCCTGTCCCAGTTCCCGTGCTAGTTCCTGCCGACGAAGACGATCGACTAATACTCTGCAACAAAAACAATAGAATTAAAGTTTGCAGAGAGTCATCTTTTTTCTTTGTAGCACATACTGGCAAAAAGAAAATGATTAGAGAAATGAAAGCTATTTTCTTTAGATATTTTTGCATTTTTTATCCTTATAATCTGCTTTTAAAATGAAAAAAATAATCCCGATAAGAAGAGCATTTGAATTCTTACATTTTAAAAGATTATTCCCTAGCTTCAATTATCTTGGTTGAAATTGTCAAGATTTTATTTCTCTAGAAAACTTTTGACTCTAAGACTAGCATTTTCTCGAATACTCTTATAGAAAAGATGAAAATCCATTAAATGATAATTCTTTCCAAGCTCAAGAGTTGGAAATCCATCTTCTGCAACTTTGTGCGTCCAGAGAATTCCATTCTCACATTTTGCATCTGCAATTCCGGGAAGAATTCTATCGAAGGTTTTAGGCATACTCCCCGGGTTTGATTCTTTCGGCATATAGACATTATCCTCAGACCAACTCAGCGGATTAACACAGAAACCGTTATCATAGAGTTCTTTTAGCCGACTTGGTGTTTTATCCCAGACATAGGTATTCCAGCTAATCAAGCAACCCGTTTGAGTTGCGGATTTGCAAACTGGCAATCCAGAATCACTAGCGGGATAAGGCCAGCCAAGCGTATAAGCGGCTACCATCGTTTTGCCCATATCTGACTTCGCAATTACTTCAGAAAGAAGTCTCTTTGCGTGATGAGTTCCCTGGCTATGAGAAGCCAGAATCCATGGACGACCCTTGTTAAAATTATGATAGTAGTATTCGAAAGCGTTCTTTACATCTTCATAGGCAAAGGCTAATGCTTGTTTTCCTTCATCAGTTTCTTTTAAAAAAGCGAAAATCGCTGCTTGTCTATAGCGAGGCGCATACACACGACAGCAATCATTGAACACACTCGCTTGCATCTTCATCGTGCCTTCGTCGGTTCGCTTGTTTAAAGCTTCATCCGTTAAATCCCCATTCCAGTATACTCCTTTAATAAGAGTGGTAGGGTGAATAAAAAAAACATCGGCACGGGCTAATGCCTGTTTATCGGTAAAACCTGAATTTTCAGGAACCAGATCAGCGAGGTCTTTTTTTTCAGGATGAGCTGCCCAATAATTCATTTCAGAATAATCTGGCAATAGCAAATTAGCATTTTGCTCTAGGGTCTTTTCTGGTTTTAAAAGAAAAGCACAACTAGAAATTACAATTAGAAATAGAATTGAAAATTTCATTTTAAGTCCTTAAGTAACTCACCTTACGCAAGGTGAGCGACCAGCGTGCCCAGCGCTGAAGGTGGGGTTACACCTAACGGTGGGTTCGCTGCCGCGGGCT
The Leptospiraceae bacterium genome window above contains:
- a CDS encoding DUF3089 domain-containing protein, whose protein sequence is MKFSILFLIVISSCAFLLKPEKTLEQNANLLLPDYSEMNYWAAHPEKKDLADLVPENSGFTDKQALARADVFFIHPTTLIKGVYWNGDLTDEALNKRTDEGTMKMQASVFNDCCRVYAPRYRQAAIFAFLKETDEGKQALAFAYEDVKNAFEYYYHNFNKGRPWILASHSQGTHHAKRLLSEVIAKSDMGKTMVAAYTLGWPYPASDSGLPVCKSATQTGCLISWNTYVWDKTPSRLKELYDNGFCVNPLSWSEDNVYMPKESNPGSMPKTFDRILPGIADAKCENGILWTHKVAEDGFPTLELGKNYHLMDFHLFYKSIRENASLRVKSFLEK
- a CDS encoding tetratricopeptide repeat protein: MNLSELQSIPIHRHVSSLLFIAIIVISTSGILGQEEKPKVCQPLAGETESFTPAFLLSLGIKYQVQANHMNTRNVNQIISLHRKAIQYFQFYIACSKENNLPISSSTYYLKANSHFEIKEWAESMNDVESSLALANNQYKEALILKARLLIKQNKFKQAADLLESVISFYSEDSDLLYFLGSLNAEIENYPKAILYFTSLYNSIQRKDGDAKYRNYTLKYLGDIYAKKGDSIKAIYYYKLYLKYREHDPEIFFTLAQILITIGDFNESRAYLNKILKVNPDSKPVIQLLAEIHFIENKMFSLSYFEKLNKEGKFKEESLLGSINKVLVGKHKEAEEYFVTMSAKNPNRLSLRIALIIIYSKLKKTAELASELKATSEIAYSYKQYNLAIELSLQLLELSLTNPELKIRPVLIYDFLATCYEDSGAPFLGIHYLRKGLDISEDDSEKINLSLHMANIYRHNKVKRFEESNKILQPLVKSGNPNVFFVMGMNYFSLDQYKESIASITNAIQIDPQNPNFYFFRASAYEKNKQLKETIQDLKKSIELDDKNAATYNYLGYLYTENNMELTEALSFIKKAVELEPDNGAFQDSLGWILFKMEKLKESLHHLNLAVQIMLDKKEDDPVVYDHLGDLFYKLNDMDNANENWKKSVEMQNSPTEKEKILQKIKKLGISKS
- a CDS encoding DUF86 domain-containing protein — its product is MLEIIGEACGSLSDECKEKYSSVEWQAWKDMRNILIHQYFGVDYKRVYLVVKNEIPDLMNEVSQILKE
- a CDS encoding aminotransferase class V-fold PLP-dependent enzyme yields the protein MNRIAYFDYNATHPPFTKLFLEAYTDYAVNFFNPSGATRFSLSRQSLLEGVRGYFGEITKKDKNQFVFCSTGTEANALLIASLVDYLKKFKQVYISPFEHSSFYGSLDYFQIPFDLIATDKTGKVDLNDLEAKMKQAPAPVFVIYAANETGVIQPMQEIYSIARQYEMPIFSDLMQAFGKIEIDFSILEGFTFSGHKIGAGMGASLAYAPAKYLKKDLGIFKGGNQENNHRAGTENSPAIQAFQTASKEQLATLEEKNKRLTLYKSKIEKVLSELEAEIIAPTSPRLPSTIFTLLPIDEIDFFMMGMEEANIVVSTGSSCKSRTRDPSFSLLRMGYSKEEALRAIRISSGYFTLDTEVERLLDCMSQTIQKLR
- a CDS encoding nucleotidyltransferase domain-containing protein yields the protein MKTEEIITVVNSFFKQTEATRVYLFGSRAREEEKENSDVDLLVYFPDHINLLKIAKYKGLLEKKVNQRIDLLTPDSISDRILPYIQKDMRLIYER